From the Chelonoidis abingdonii isolate Lonesome George chromosome 12, CheloAbing_2.0, whole genome shotgun sequence genome, one window contains:
- the LOC116829223 gene encoding killer cell lectin-like receptor subfamily B member 1B allele B — translation MRLLLDSVLFCTCSPYSALIMAGEIVYADLNILGASSSPLHPPRHLNHPQRPCWHRLAARLGAAGILILLGTVIAMGVWVSQLKGRLNTLENNNTVERIIHQSNCNTGLKDFHFRLKQFVCESSHSNSAEGSGCKLCPPNWLLHRDKCYWVSKEKNPWDKSRDDCSKRSSRLLVIQDQDEMTFIQNTTKDTNQIWLGLTVTSSARNWIWVDGSLFNPTLFKLVDPAEGKCVVIKAGGIQCETCTTVSKWICEKDSLPISQ, via the exons ATGAGGTTGCTCTTAGACTCCGTCCTCTTCTGTACGTGCTCTCCCTACTCTGCGCTTATTATGGCAGGTGAAATAGTTTATGCTGATTTAAACATTTTGGGAGCCTCCTCCAGCCCATTGCATCCACCTCGGCACCTCA ATCACCCTCAGCGTCCCTGCTGGCATCGACTCGCTGCAAGGCTTGGAGCAGCTGGGATCCTCATCCTGCTGGGAACTGTGATAGCAATGGGCGTTTGGG tttctcagcTCAAAGGACGTCTGAATACACTGGAGAACAACAATACCGTGGAGAGAATCATCCATCAATCCAACTGCAACACTGGCCTGAAAGATTTCCATTTCCGCTTGAAACAATTTGTGTGTGAATCATCTCACAGCAACTCAGCAG AGGGATCAGGGTGCAAGCTCTGCCCCCCAAactggctgctgcacagggacaAGTGCTACTGGGtgtctaaagaaaaaaatccctgggACAAGAGCCGCGATGACTGTTCAAAGAGGAGCTCTCGGCTGCTGGTGATCCAGGACCAGGATGAGATG ACTTTCATTCAAAATACTACCAAAGACACAAACCAGATCTGGCTTGGACTCACTGTTACATCCTCTGCGAGGAATTGGATTTGGGTGGACGGCTCCCTGTTCAATCCAACACT GTTCAAGTTAGTGGACCCTGCTGAAGGGAAATGTGTGGTGATAAAAGCAGGTGGAATTCAGTGTGAAACCTGCACTACAGTCTCTAAATGGATTTGTGAAAAAGATTCTCTCCCCATTAGCCAGTGA
- the LOC116829196 gene encoding C-type lectin domain family 2 member B-like, whose amino-acid sequence MREREEADPSEQPLNGSRDLKSRGEPDNPANSTFKKAAVSESRGVFIAIVVVLVVIIIALAAALGVEKSKQPPPCPAVACWCPDGWFRNQGIYYYFSKSEGNWTYSQSFCSSHAASLAVIESLQELDSLLPYKGKLDHWIGLWKDTDQVWKWANGTKFDHWFQIQGGADCAYLDEELTVISSSCSTSRKWICSKSGTRTKEEEHVVGGDS is encoded by the exons atgagggagagagaggaagcagaTCCCTCTGAGCAGCCTCTTAATGGCTCCAGAGACTTGAAGAGCAGAGGAGAACCAG ATAACCCAGCTAACAGCACCTTCAAGAAAGCTGCTGTATCTGAAAGTCGAGGTGTGTTCATTGCCATAGTTGTAGTCTTGGTGGTGATCATCATTGCTTTAGCAGCAGCTTTGGGAG TGGAAAAATCTAAGCAGCCGCCTCCTTGCCCCGCTGTTGCCTGCTGGTGCCCAGACGGCTGGTTCAGGAACCAAGGGATATACTACTATTTTTCAAAGTCCGAAGGGAACTGGACCTACAGCCAGAGCTTCTGCTCTTCACACGCTGCCTCCCTGGCTGTGATTGAGAGTCTGCAGGAACTG GATTCCCTGCTGCCATACAAAGGCAAACTGGACCACTGGATCGGCCTCTGGAAGGACACAGACCAGGTCTGGAAATGGGCCAATGGGACCAAGTTTGACCATTG GTTTCAAATACAAGGAGGAGCAGATTGTGCGTACCTGGATGAAGAACTCACAGTCAtcagctccagctgcagcacATCAAGAAAATGGATCTGCAGTAAATCGGGTACCCGTACGAAGGAAGAGGAGCATGTAGTGGGAGGGGACTCATGA